A genomic region of Phragmites australis chromosome 2, lpPhrAust1.1, whole genome shotgun sequence contains the following coding sequences:
- the LOC133904313 gene encoding probable glutathione S-transferase GSTU6 yields the protein MAGVGGDEQLRLLGAWPSPFVHRVRVALHLKGLEYENVEEDLANKSELLLASNPVHKKIPVLLHGGRPVCESLVIVQYLDDAFPGAGQAILPADPYNRAVARFWAAYADDKFFAAWIKAFKGTTTEEKAAATAEAIAALETLEGAFKECSGGKGFFAGDAPGYVDVALGGFIGWMRAYRKMAGVDLLDASRTPLLAAWAERFAALEAARAAIPDVDRIAEFAKAMQARSAVAAAAAAAAPAPANN from the exons ATGGCCGGAGTTGGGGGGGACGAGCAGCTGAGGCTTCTGGGCGCGTGGCCGAGCCCGTTCGTGCATCGGGTGCGCGTGGCGCTGCACCTCAAGGGGCTGGAGTACGAGAACGTGGAGGAGGACCTCgccaacaaaagcgagctactCCTCGCCTCCAACCCCGTCCACAAGAAGATCCCCGTGCTTCTTCACGGCGGCAGGCCCGTCTGCGAGTCCCTCGTCATCGTGCAGTACCTCGACGACGCCTTCCCCGGCGCCGGCCAAGCCATCCTCCCCGCCGACCCCTACAACCGCGCCGTCGCCCGCTTCTGGGCCGCCTACGCCGACGACAAG TTCTTCGCCGCGTGGATTAAGGCGTTCAAGGGGACGACGACGGAGGAGAAGGCAGCAGCGACGGCGGAGGCGATCGCGGCGCTGGAGACGCTGGAGGGCGCGTTCAAGGAGTGCTCCGGGGGGAAGGGCTTCTTCGCcggcgacgcgcccgggtacgtGGACGTCGCGCTGGGGGGCTTCATCGGGTGGATGCGCGCGTACCGCAAGATGGCCGGCGTGGACCTCCTGGACGCCAGCCGGACCCCGCTCCTCGCCGCGTGGGCGGAGCGTTTCGCTGCGCTTGAAGCCGCGAGGGCGGCCATCCCGGACGTCGACCGGATAGCCGAGTTCGCCAAGGCGATGCAAGCACGATCAGCTgtagcagctgctgctgctgccgccgcccctGCTCCAGCGAACAACTAA